In the Gammaproteobacteria bacterium genome, one interval contains:
- a CDS encoding LysM peptidoglycan-binding domain-containing protein, which produces MLPDPTSSGPKAANDANAGAGRNLQRVNGQYVDESGKPLDRQQLAKLGLDNTQLASLDQGSTMTDVSGGIGSDGEVQGAKGAAFDANGTSGTDTASLADAGVAGAGNATGDGSNSNYTIQKGDTLSELAQKFGTTTEALAAANNIDNPDLIYAGAELVVPGLNDVAPLSNDFVGPPTLAEFTVQQAGGLRDPGFLNVGDISSRAFIEKVDNSGIPASNRNTGKLPKGAFISNFELGAESKDVKTLQNQLYKYGYRDVSRSGVFDLNTAASYQQYKTEVGRGIWNITEDGKHDLNFSNKYPEVGGRAVFGEAAGQNYASKEAVAQSMKSRLEDTKHEFKGLKTYEDVIFQKNAYDAVNPAGDKADNPQYKNLFYRAEDSSNLSEADRSAYYESGRAFLNVAGGHVKDDTQGAMFYYSPPLPEPGYISRGLKQGMYEQVFPQEVKKNEFLFFRYK; this is translated from the coding sequence ATGCTGCCTGATCCAACGTCATCAGGACCGAAGGCAGCGAACGATGCGAATGCCGGTGCCGGGCGCAACCTGCAGCGTGTTAACGGACAGTACGTGGATGAAAGCGGTAAACCGCTGGATCGACAACAGTTGGCAAAGCTGGGGCTGGACAACACGCAACTGGCAAGTCTTGATCAGGGCAGCACCATGACGGATGTGAGTGGTGGTATTGGTAGTGACGGGGAGGTTCAGGGAGCGAAGGGCGCCGCATTTGACGCGAATGGTACATCCGGCACAGACACTGCTTCACTGGCGGATGCCGGTGTTGCGGGTGCAGGAAACGCCACCGGTGACGGCAGCAACAGCAACTACACCATTCAGAAAGGTGACACCTTGTCTGAACTGGCGCAGAAGTTTGGTACCACAACCGAAGCCCTGGCGGCCGCCAACAACATCGACAACCCGGATTTGATTTACGCGGGAGCGGAGTTGGTGGTGCCGGGTCTGAATGATGTTGCACCTCTTTCAAATGATTTTGTCGGACCGCCTACCCTGGCTGAATTTACGGTTCAACAAGCCGGAGGCTTGCGTGATCCTGGGTTCCTAAACGTAGGGGATATAAGTAGCCGGGCGTTTATAGAGAAGGTAGATAATTCAGGTATACCCGCTTCCAATAGAAATACAGGCAAGCTGCCAAAAGGAGCTTTCATTTCAAATTTTGAACTTGGAGCTGAAAGTAAAGACGTGAAGACATTGCAAAACCAACTGTATAAATACGGCTATCGGGACGTTAGCCGCTCCGGTGTCTTTGATTTGAATACCGCAGCGTCTTACCAACAATACAAGACCGAGGTTGGACGAGGTATCTGGAATATTACCGAAGATGGCAAACACGATCTAAACTTCAGCAATAAGTATCCTGAAGTAGGTGGTCGAGCGGTATTTGGTGAAGCTGCGGGCCAAAACTATGCCTCTAAGGAAGCCGTGGCGCAATCGATGAAGAGTCGTTTGGAGGATACCAAACACGAATTCAAAGGACTCAAGACCTACGAAGACGTGATCTTTCAAAAGAATGCCTACGATGCCGTGAATCCGGCGGGCGATAAAGCAGATAACCCTCAGTATAAAAACCTGTTTTATCGCGCCGAAGACTCGTCTAACCTGAGCGAGGCTGATAGATCAGCCTATTATGAGTCAGGACGTGCCTTCCTGAATGTTGCAGGAGGACACGTGAAGGATGATACGCAGGGCGCGATGTTTTATTATTCGCCACCGCTTCCAGAACCTGGTTATATTAGCCGCGGTCTTAAACAAGGAATGTATGAGCAAGTCTTCCCTCAAGAAGTGAAAAAAAATGAATTCCTTTTCTTTAGGTATAAATAG